One Polynucleobacter sp. MG-5-Ahmo-C2 genomic window carries:
- the hfq gene encoding RNA chaperone Hfq — protein MNNNKIQLLQDPFLNALRKEHIPVSIYLVNGIKLQGNIESFDQYVVLLRNTVTQMVYKHAISTIVPARAIDFRIEEASPV, from the coding sequence ATGAATAACAACAAAATCCAATTACTTCAGGATCCTTTTCTGAATGCTTTGCGCAAAGAGCATATTCCTGTTTCGATCTATCTCGTCAATGGCATTAAGTTGCAAGGCAATATTGAATCTTTCGATCAATACGTTGTGTTGCTGCGCAACACGGTGACGCAGATGGTTTACAAACACGCAATCTCTACGATCGTTCCAGCTCGTGCGATTGATTTCCGCATAGAAGAAGCTAGCCCTGTATAA
- the hisS gene encoding histidine--tRNA ligase: MTDQNKDQKAEAKVQKTQKINGVRGMNDLLPADAAQWAHLEHVLRDLTRAYGYEFLRTPIVEATAVFQRGIGEVTDIVEKEMYSFEDRLNGEQLTLRPEGTAALVRSVIENNLLYEGPKRLWYTGPMFRHERPQRGRYRQFHQFGIEALGFAGPDIDAEIILMGQRLWDELGLKGVRLEINSLGQANERAEHRAALVMYFEKNISQLDEDSQRRLISNPLRILDSKNPEMQALIEDAPKLLDFLGEESLAHFNAVQALIKANNIPCKINPRLVRGLDYYNLTVFEWVTDELGAQGTIAGGGRYDPLIERMGGKAAPACGWAMGMERVLELMKVSGSLPEAQSQCDIFVLHQGGETLTAAMIIAERLRSAGIDTILFCPPDGQSASFKSQMKKADSSGAAFAVIIGPDELAKNEAQIKDLRSSGEQKAVPLEGVLEAVIDVLVGSSE, translated from the coding sequence ATGACTGATCAGAACAAAGACCAAAAAGCAGAAGCTAAAGTCCAGAAGACTCAAAAGATCAACGGCGTACGCGGTATGAATGATTTGCTGCCAGCTGATGCTGCGCAATGGGCCCACCTTGAGCATGTTCTGCGTGATTTAACCCGTGCTTATGGTTATGAGTTTTTGCGCACACCAATTGTGGAAGCAACTGCAGTGTTTCAGCGCGGTATTGGCGAGGTGACCGATATTGTTGAAAAAGAAATGTATTCCTTTGAGGATCGTTTAAATGGCGAGCAACTTACTTTGCGTCCTGAAGGTACTGCTGCATTAGTGCGTTCTGTTATTGAAAACAATTTACTGTACGAGGGACCTAAGCGTCTTTGGTACACCGGACCTATGTTCCGTCATGAGCGTCCACAGCGCGGCCGTTATCGCCAGTTCCACCAGTTTGGTATCGAGGCATTAGGCTTCGCTGGCCCTGATATTGATGCAGAGATTATTCTCATGGGTCAACGCCTTTGGGACGAGTTGGGATTAAAAGGCGTGCGCCTGGAGATCAATTCTTTAGGGCAGGCCAATGAGCGTGCTGAGCATCGTGCTGCCTTGGTAATGTACTTTGAGAAAAATATATCGCAACTTGATGAAGACTCACAACGACGCCTCATCAGCAATCCTTTGCGTATTTTGGATTCTAAAAATCCAGAGATGCAGGCATTGATTGAAGATGCTCCAAAGTTATTGGATTTCTTGGGTGAAGAATCTCTTGCGCACTTTAATGCAGTGCAGGCTTTGATCAAAGCCAATAACATCCCTTGCAAAATTAATCCTCGCCTGGTGCGCGGTTTAGATTATTACAACCTCACCGTTTTCGAGTGGGTGACTGATGAGTTGGGCGCACAGGGCACCATTGCTGGCGGTGGCCGCTATGATCCGTTAATTGAACGTATGGGCGGCAAGGCTGCACCAGCTTGTGGTTGGGCTATGGGGATGGAGCGTGTTCTAGAGCTTATGAAAGTTTCTGGCTCGCTTCCAGAGGCGCAGTCCCAATGCGATATCTTTGTATTGCATCAAGGCGGTGAGACTTTGACTGCTGCCATGATTATTGCTGAGCGTTTACGTAGCGCCGGCATCGATACGATTCTTTTCTGCCCTCCTGATGGTCAATCCGCCAGCTTTAAGTCCCAAATGAAGAAGGCTGACAGCAGTGGAGCTGCTTTTGCAGTCATTATTGGCCCAGATGAATTGGCCAAGAATGAGGCTCAGATCAAAGACTTACGTTCTAGCGGCGAGCAAAAGGCCGTTCCTTTGGAAGGGGTGCTGGAGGCTGTAATTGATGTCTTGGTGGGCAGCTCCGAATAG
- a CDS encoding tetratricopeptide repeat protein: protein MPLDLEEQEQLDQLKAFWQKYRNLITGVLTAVLFAYAAYSGYGWWRNTQALEASKLYETMVSAVAKGDKELTLRAADDLEKDFARTPYAAMSSLIAARIASDAGDSAKALDYLRWTAKNASNDGYLALAKLRLVTQLIEQGGEKDFAEADQVLKETPIAGFEALWLERRGDWYLAQKKNAEAKKSYEDAWKKIDEVKEFPEEARRLLKVKLDAVGGVAQ, encoded by the coding sequence ATGCCTTTAGATCTAGAAGAACAAGAACAGTTAGACCAACTTAAAGCGTTTTGGCAAAAGTATCGTAATTTAATTACGGGAGTGTTGACGGCTGTCTTGTTTGCCTATGCTGCATATAGTGGTTATGGGTGGTGGCGTAATACTCAAGCTTTGGAAGCCTCTAAACTCTATGAAACGATGGTCAGCGCTGTTGCTAAAGGTGACAAAGAGCTGACCTTGCGTGCTGCGGATGATTTAGAAAAAGATTTTGCTCGTACACCTTATGCAGCGATGTCTAGTTTAATTGCTGCGCGTATTGCGTCGGATGCTGGTGATAGTGCCAAGGCGCTGGACTATTTGCGTTGGACTGCTAAAAATGCTTCCAATGATGGTTATTTGGCTTTAGCAAAATTACGCTTGGTGACTCAGTTAATTGAGCAGGGTGGTGAAAAAGATTTTGCTGAGGCTGATCAAGTTCTTAAAGAAACACCGATTGCTGGCTTTGAAGCTTTGTGGTTAGAACGTCGTGGCGACTGGTATTTAGCGCAAAAGAAAAATGCTGAAGCTAAAAAAAGCTATGAAGATGCCTGGAAAAAAATAGACGAAGTTAAAGAATTCCCTGAAGAGGCGCGTCGCCTCTTGAAGGTGAAGCTGGATGCAGTTGGAGGAGTGGCACAGTGA
- the der gene encoding ribosome biogenesis GTPase Der, whose amino-acid sequence MNPVITIVGRPNVGKSTLFNRLTRSRDALVADFSGLTRDRHYGKGRIGERAFICVDTGGFEPVAKTGIVAEMAKQTKQAVAESDIVIFLVDGRLGMAPQDRVIADFLRKTGRPIILAVNKTEGMQAGVVTADFHELGLGEPFPISSAHGDGVRGLIDDALDSLGIAEPDEDELAGDPNRPMKIAVVGRPNVGKSTLINKLIGEERVIAFDMPGTTRDAIEVPFERNGKPYILVDTAGLRRRGKVFEAIEKFSVVKTLQAIADCNVVILMLDAQQDISEQDAHIAGFIVEAGRALVVAVNKWDGLDSYVKERARLEIAQKLRFLDFANVHPISAKKGTGLKELFKDVDAAYAAAMAKLPTPRLTRILQEAIEHQQPKRVGMGRPKLRYAHQGGMNPPIVVIHGTSLSGVTDSYKRYLEGRFRDVFKLRGTPLRIQMNTAKNPYVDEDKGKKGKKR is encoded by the coding sequence ATGAACCCAGTCATCACTATCGTCGGCCGCCCCAATGTTGGGAAGTCGACACTCTTTAATCGTTTGACCCGTTCACGCGATGCCTTGGTAGCAGATTTTTCTGGTTTAACAAGAGATCGTCACTACGGCAAAGGTCGTATTGGTGAGCGCGCGTTTATTTGCGTAGACACTGGTGGCTTTGAGCCCGTTGCTAAAACCGGCATCGTTGCTGAGATGGCTAAACAGACCAAGCAAGCTGTAGCTGAGTCTGACATTGTGATTTTCTTGGTGGATGGTCGCCTGGGTATGGCGCCACAAGATCGGGTCATTGCTGATTTCTTGCGTAAGACGGGTCGGCCAATTATTTTGGCGGTGAATAAAACAGAAGGCATGCAAGCAGGCGTTGTTACTGCTGACTTTCATGAACTCGGTTTAGGTGAACCGTTCCCCATCTCTTCAGCACATGGCGACGGCGTTCGTGGACTGATTGATGACGCCTTGGATTCCCTCGGTATTGCAGAGCCCGACGAAGATGAATTGGCAGGTGATCCAAATCGCCCAATGAAGATTGCGGTAGTGGGTCGTCCAAATGTTGGGAAGTCGACCTTAATCAATAAGCTCATTGGTGAGGAGCGGGTCATTGCGTTTGACATGCCTGGTACTACCCGTGATGCGATTGAGGTTCCTTTTGAGCGTAATGGCAAACCGTATATCTTGGTTGATACGGCGGGATTGCGTCGTCGTGGCAAAGTATTTGAGGCAATTGAGAAGTTCTCAGTTGTTAAAACATTGCAAGCAATTGCGGACTGCAATGTGGTGATCTTGATGCTTGATGCGCAACAAGACATCTCTGAGCAAGATGCACATATTGCGGGATTTATTGTTGAAGCTGGACGTGCATTAGTGGTTGCGGTGAATAAGTGGGACGGACTTGATTCTTACGTTAAAGAACGTGCTCGTTTAGAGATTGCCCAAAAATTGCGCTTCTTGGATTTTGCAAACGTACATCCGATCTCTGCGAAAAAAGGTACAGGCTTAAAAGAGTTGTTTAAGGATGTAGACGCCGCCTATGCAGCTGCGATGGCGAAGTTGCCAACGCCACGCCTGACTCGTATTTTGCAAGAAGCCATTGAGCATCAACAGCCAAAACGCGTGGGTATGGGTCGTCCAAAATTACGCTATGCACACCAAGGGGGCATGAATCCCCCAATCGTGGTGATTCATGGAACATCATTGAGCGGTGTAACGGATAGCTATAAGCGATACTTGGAAGGGCGCTTTAGGGATGTATTCAAATTACGTGGAACACCTTTAAGAATCCAGATGAATACTGCTAAGAATCCTTATGTGGACGAAGATAAGGGTAAAAAAGGTAAAAAGCGGTGA
- the bamB gene encoding outer membrane protein assembly factor BamB, translating to MTVKIDAIQRLARVASTTILLSVVTTALLGCSGSSRVRKPSELATVTNQFDMQQVWSTSVGSSEGFNFHPVVAGDAVYAASQRGNLAKIDLATGNKVWEASVPERLSIGPGSDGRTTVAVSTRGTVYAYDDTGKQIWKVSVSSEVLSEPIVAGGIVVVRALDNRFIGLDAQTGARKWTYQRQQSALSLRVGYGMLAIGNEVIVTGFAGGRFGMIAIANGGLVWETPVSFPKGFSEIERLNDVTAKPSMEGEIICAVSYQGRIGCGQARTGNLLWFKDYSSYTGTAQSAELVFSANEKSYVTAFATKDGTQVWENTQLTYRDLGESLAVGRVLLMGDAQGYVHALSQANGEMIARIRHDSNPITAAPIAVGGLILIQSQGGKIAAYSPK from the coding sequence ATGACAGTAAAAATCGATGCAATACAACGCTTAGCAAGGGTTGCTAGTACTACTATTTTATTGAGTGTGGTGACTACAGCACTGCTTGGATGTTCTGGTAGTTCTCGTGTTCGCAAACCTTCCGAGTTGGCAACAGTCACCAATCAGTTTGATATGCAACAGGTGTGGTCTACCAGTGTTGGCTCTTCTGAAGGCTTTAACTTTCATCCGGTAGTCGCAGGTGACGCCGTATATGCAGCTTCACAACGCGGTAATTTGGCAAAGATTGATTTGGCCACTGGCAATAAAGTTTGGGAGGCATCCGTTCCGGAGCGCTTATCTATTGGGCCTGGATCTGACGGCCGCACTACGGTTGCTGTGAGTACTCGCGGTACTGTCTATGCCTATGACGACACTGGTAAGCAGATCTGGAAAGTCAGTGTTAGTAGCGAGGTTTTGAGTGAGCCAATTGTTGCTGGTGGCATTGTGGTTGTGCGAGCGCTTGACAATCGTTTTATTGGTTTGGATGCACAAACAGGTGCCCGCAAGTGGACTTATCAGCGCCAACAGTCTGCCTTGTCATTGCGCGTTGGTTACGGCATGCTGGCTATCGGCAATGAAGTCATTGTGACTGGCTTTGCAGGTGGACGTTTTGGGATGATTGCCATTGCCAATGGTGGTTTGGTTTGGGAAACCCCAGTGTCATTCCCTAAAGGCTTTTCAGAAATTGAGCGCTTAAATGATGTGACTGCTAAACCTAGCATGGAAGGCGAGATCATTTGCGCAGTTTCATACCAAGGCCGCATTGGCTGCGGACAAGCTCGTACTGGAAATCTCTTATGGTTTAAGGATTACTCAAGCTATACGGGTACTGCGCAAAGCGCAGAATTGGTTTTCTCAGCCAATGAAAAATCCTATGTAACCGCATTTGCCACCAAAGACGGTACGCAGGTTTGGGAAAACACCCAACTCACATACCGAGATTTAGGTGAGTCCCTAGCCGTTGGCAGAGTGTTGCTCATGGGTGATGCTCAAGGCTATGTTCATGCACTCTCACAGGCGAATGGCGAGATGATCGCGCGTATTCGTCACGATAGTAATCCAATCACCGCTGCTCCAATTGCAGTAGGCGGGCTCATCCTGATTCAATCTCAGGGTGGAAAAATTGCGGCGTACAGTCCCAAATGA
- the ispG gene encoding flavodoxin-dependent (E)-4-hydroxy-3-methylbut-2-enyl-diphosphate synthase encodes MRSHHSLPPLPLGPSPKRVTRQANVAWKTNIITVGGDAPVRVQSMTNTDTADAVGTAIQVKELARAGSEMVRITVNTPEAAAAVPYIREQLDKMDVLVPLIGDFHYNGHTLLNDFPDCAKALSKYRINPGNVGKGAKRDPQFAQMIEAACKYDKPIRIGVNWGSLDQDLLASIMDSNAALEAPKTAQEVMIEALIQSALQSAEKAVELGMNPDQILLSCKVSNVQDLVAVYRDLSRRSDYPLHLGLTEAGMGSKGIVSSTAAMGILLQEGIGDTIRVSLTPDPGAPRENEVIVAQEILQTMGLRNFTPMVIACPGCGRTTSTTFQELAANIQSYLRQQMPVWKKTHPGVENMNVAVMGCIVNGPGESKHANIGISLPGTGETPAAPVFVDGVKVKTLRGEKIAEEFQVIVDEYVKQNYATKA; translated from the coding sequence ATGCGCTCTCATCATTCATTGCCACCATTACCGCTAGGTCCATCTCCTAAGCGTGTAACGCGTCAAGCAAATGTTGCTTGGAAAACCAACATCATTACTGTGGGTGGTGATGCGCCAGTGCGGGTACAGTCAATGACGAATACTGATACTGCAGATGCAGTAGGGACGGCGATTCAAGTAAAAGAGTTAGCGCGTGCTGGTTCAGAGATGGTGCGCATTACTGTGAATACGCCTGAAGCTGCGGCAGCCGTTCCCTATATTCGAGAGCAGTTGGATAAGATGGATGTGTTGGTGCCATTGATTGGCGACTTCCATTACAACGGCCATACTTTATTAAATGATTTTCCTGATTGCGCCAAAGCACTCTCCAAGTACCGTATTAATCCAGGCAATGTGGGTAAAGGCGCTAAGCGTGATCCACAGTTTGCGCAAATGATTGAAGCAGCCTGTAAATACGATAAGCCAATACGCATTGGTGTGAATTGGGGAAGCTTAGATCAAGATCTCTTGGCATCTATTATGGATAGCAATGCTGCTTTAGAGGCTCCAAAAACTGCTCAAGAAGTGATGATTGAGGCTCTGATTCAATCTGCACTGCAATCTGCAGAAAAAGCAGTTGAGTTGGGTATGAATCCCGATCAAATTTTACTTTCTTGTAAAGTCAGCAATGTGCAGGACTTAGTAGCTGTCTATCGCGATCTCTCGCGCCGCTCTGACTATCCGCTGCACTTAGGATTAACTGAGGCGGGTATGGGTAGCAAAGGCATTGTGTCTTCAACTGCGGCAATGGGTATTTTGTTGCAAGAAGGCATTGGCGACACGATTCGAGTTTCTTTAACTCCTGATCCAGGTGCACCGCGTGAGAACGAGGTCATTGTTGCCCAAGAAATTTTGCAAACGATGGGTCTGCGTAACTTTACGCCCATGGTGATTGCATGCCCTGGATGCGGCAGAACAACTAGTACCACCTTCCAAGAATTAGCGGCCAATATTCAATCCTATTTGCGTCAACAAATGCCGGTGTGGAAGAAAACCCATCCCGGTGTAGAGAATATGAATGTAGCGGTGATGGGTTGTATTGTGAATGGCCCAGGCGAGAGTAAGCACGCTAATATTGGTATTTCACTACCAGGAACAGGCGAAACTCCAGCTGCACCAGTGTTTGTGGATGGCGTTAAGGTGAAAACTCTGCGAGGTGAGAAAATCGCTGAAGAGTTTCAGGTCATCGTAGATGAGTACGTTAAACAGAATTACGCAACAAAAGCGTAA